One Triticum dicoccoides isolate Atlit2015 ecotype Zavitan chromosome 5B, WEW_v2.0, whole genome shotgun sequence genomic window carries:
- the LOC119312999 gene encoding uncharacterized protein LOC119312999: MSSWAQHSRRGWRHGWAARALSSATLPPWRLLAFFAIVVSFLATSSYVDYRAVERRAEIGARVFAAPLAAMAAFLLFAALGYWRRRTRWALRRHAVNAQPAAASSQSSGASPWGVAAMVAVLLVMVTFQPCVHSMWFRPLWSSDYS; this comes from the coding sequence ATGTCGTCGTGGGCGCAGCACTCGCGGCGGGGCTGGAGGCACGGCTGGGCGGCGCGGGCGCTGTCATCGGCGACGCTGCCGCCGTGGCGCCTGCTGGCCTTCTTCGCCATCGTGGTCTCCTTCCTGGCCACCTCCTCCTACGTCGACTACCGGGCCGTCGAGCGCCGCGCCGAGATCGGCGCGCGGGTCTTcgccgcgccgctcgccgccatggccgccttcctcctcttcgccgcgCTCGGGTACTGGCGCCGCCGCACCCGCTGGGCGCTCCGACGCCACGCCGTGAACGCCCAGCCGGCCGCGGCCTCGTCGCAGTCGTCGGGGGCGTCACCGTGGGGCgtggcggcgatggtggcggtgcTGCTGGTGATGGTGACTTTCCAGCCCTGCGTCCACTCCATGTGGTTCAGGCCGCTCTGGAGTTCAGACTACAGCTAG